DNA sequence from the Streptomyces sp. CA-210063 genome:
TGTCTCCCCCGGCTGCCGAGCGTGCCCCGTCCGTCCCGCCTCCGCTGCCTCCCGAAGCCGAACTCCCAGACCAGGCACACCACTTGCGCGTACGAATCCGTCGGTGCCCCCGATGCCGGTCCACGGGTCGTCGGCGAGCAGGAGGTGCCCGTCGAGGTCCACCCAGCGGGCCCGGTCGGCGAGATGGACGGCGGGGGCGAGCCCGAGGCTGCTGGCGGTGAGGCAGCCGAGCATCAGCTCGGTGCCGCTGCCCTCGATCGACTCGGCGATCCGCAGGGCCGCGTGGACGCCGCCGCACTTGGCGAGCTTGATGTTGACTCCGTGTACACGCCCCGCGAGCCGCCGTACGTCCTCCAGCCCCACCGCGTCCTCGTCGGCGATGACGGGCAGCGGCGAGCGCTCCGCGAGGGCCGCCAGGGCGTCCGGATCACCGGGAGCGAGGGGCTGCTCGACGGCCTCCACCCCGAGTTCCGCGAAACGCGGCAGCAGGACCTCGGCCTGCGCCGCCGACCAGGCGCCGTTGGGGTCCAGGAGCAGCCGGACCCGGGGTGCGGCGTCGCGGATGACCCGTACGCGTTCGACGTCGTCCTCCGGGTCGGGCGCCCCGGCCTTGACCTTGACGACCTCGAAGCCGCTCGCGGCGAGGCGGCGGGCCTCGGCCGCGGCACGCGTCGGCGAGGTGATGCCGATGGTCCGGGCGGTCGCGGCCACCGGTGCCACCGGAGCGCCGAGCAGCCGGTGCACGGGGCTGTGCGCCCGCTTCCCCACGAGGTCGAGCAGCGCGGCACCCACGGCGGCGGTCACGGCGGGCGGAGTGCCCGCCCCGGCCGGCTCGCCGCCCCGCAGGGCCTCCAGGGCGCTCTCCGGATCACCGAAGCGGACGAGGTCCGCGGCGACGGCGGTGAACAGCCGTCCAAGGGTGTCGGCGTCGAGGCCGTAGTAGACGCTGGTGACGGCCTCACCGTGGCCGGCCAGTCCGTCGTGTTCGATGGTCAGCCACACCGCGTCACGCGCGGACATGGTGGAGCGGGAGATGCGCAACGGCTCGGCGAGTTCGAGGCGTACGGTGCGCTGGGTGGCCTTCACAGTCTCTCTTCCGAATGGGGGACCTTGAGCGGATCGGCGACCCTGCCGCACCGGACCCAGCCGACGGCCTCGGCCGCACCGGGATGGGGGATCTCGACGGGGCGGACGGCGGCGGAGGCCGGGTCGAGGCCGTGCGCGGTGGCGAAGTCGTCGTCGTAGACACTGCCGAGGTAGCGGTGGGGGCCGTCCGGAAAGACGGTGGCGACGACGGCGCCCGAGTGGACGCGGGCCGCCCAGGCGGCGACGAGCGCGACCGCGCCGGTGCTCCAGCCGCCGCTGACGAAGCTGCCCCGGGCGAGCCGACGACAGCTGTCCACGGCCTCCGCGGGCCCGACCCAGTGGACCTCGTCGAAGGCGTCGTAGGCGACGTTGCGCGGGTGGATGCTGCTGCCCAGGCCGCGCATCAGTCTCGGCCGGGCCGGCTGGCCGAAGATCGTGGAGCCGGTGGAGTCGACGCCGACGAGGCGCAGCGCGGGCCAGTGCCGCCGCAGCGGGCCGATGATGCCCGCGCTGTGGCCGCCGGTGCCGACACTGCACACCAGGATGTCCAAGTGGTCCAGCTGGACGGCGAGTTCGGCGGCCAGCGAGGCATAACCGGCGGTGTTGTCCGGGTTGTTGTACTGGTCGGGCCAGTACGCCCCCGGCAGCACGGCCAGCAGCTCCCGCAGCCGCGCGAGGCGCGCCGCCTGCCAGCCGCCCCGGGGGGCCGGGCGGTCCACCAGCTCCAGCCGTACGCCGTGGGAGCGCAGCAACTGCCGCATGGACGGCTCCAGTTCGCTGTCGCCGACCAGCACGACCGGATGGCCGAGCGCCTGCCCCGCGAAGGCGAGCCCGATGCCCAGCGTGCCGGACGTCGACTCCACCACCGGGGCGCCGGGCCGCAGTTCGCCGCGCTCACGGGCGCCCAGCAGCATGGACACGGCGGCCCGCGCCTTCATCCCGCCCGCCGCGAGCCCTTCCAGCTTGGCCCAGAACCCCGGCTGGGGCCCGGGCAGATCGGCGGTGATGCGCGCCAGCGGCGTACGCCCGACCAGGGACAGCAGCTCGGGGCGGGCGACGGTACGCAGGACGGTCGACGAGGTCACTGGCGGTCTCCCGGATCCGGACAGTTGAGGTGGTAGCGGTGCAGCGTGCCCGGCCCCGCGTCCAGCCAGAAGAAGGGATACGGCTCCGCGCACACCGCGCTCACGCCGTGACCGAGGAACCTGGGCAGCACCGCGCTGCCCGTCTGCGCGAACATCACCAACTGCTTGTCGTGCGCCAGCGCGTGCCGCCGCAACGGTTCGAAGGTGCCGTTGCTCAGCGTCATCCCGGACACGAGCAGCGCGTCACAGCGG
Encoded proteins:
- a CDS encoding PLP-dependent cysteine synthase family protein, yielding MTSSTVLRTVARPELLSLVGRTPLARITADLPGPQPGFWAKLEGLAAGGMKARAAVSMLLGARERGELRPGAPVVESTSGTLGIGLAFAGQALGHPVVLVGDSELEPSMRQLLRSHGVRLELVDRPAPRGGWQAARLARLRELLAVLPGAYWPDQYNNPDNTAGYASLAAELAVQLDHLDILVCSVGTGGHSAGIIGPLRRHWPALRLVGVDSTGSTIFGQPARPRLMRGLGSSIHPRNVAYDAFDEVHWVGPAEAVDSCRRLARGSFVSGGWSTGAVALVAAWAARVHSGAVVATVFPDGPHRYLGSVYDDDFATAHGLDPASAAVRPVEIPHPGAAEAVGWVRCGRVADPLKVPHSEERL
- a CDS encoding dipeptide epimerase; the protein is MKATQRTVRLELAEPLRISRSTMSARDAVWLTIEHDGLAGHGEAVTSVYYGLDADTLGRLFTAVAADLVRFGDPESALEALRGGEPAGAGTPPAVTAAVGAALLDLVGKRAHSPVHRLLGAPVAPVAATARTIGITSPTRAAAEARRLAASGFEVVKVKAGAPDPEDDVERVRVIRDAAPRVRLLLDPNGAWSAAQAEVLLPRFAELGVEAVEQPLAPGDPDALAALAERSPLPVIADEDAVGLEDVRRLAGRVHGVNIKLAKCGGVHAALRIAESIEGSGTELMLGCLTASSLGLAPAVHLADRARWVDLDGHLLLADDPWTGIGGTDGFVRASGVPGLGVRLREAAEAGRTGHARQPGETRRADVA